ACTTCCCTCAATCTCCGCGAGATTTTCGCCCACGTGCAACAACTGTTGCGGGAAGTGGGTTGTCTCCGTCTCTTTAAATATCGCCTCTCCTCTTCATTCATTTCTAACTTTTTCATATTGAAAACCAACAGCAAAAAATTCCTTAGTGTAGGTCATAAAAACCGAGAGTGTTTCGTAGAGTTTATAGTTCGATAGGGCGTTCACGAGTGAAGCGTGAATCGTCTGCCATAGTTGTATCCTGGGACTCGATATTCGTACAGTCCCGTCTCACTAACGGAGCGAATATTTAGAGTTAAGGAAAGAGATCATATATCGACTTCATGTCTCTTTGCGAATACGATTTCTTATCGTTCTTGTATTCGTTTTTACATTCGTATATTTTCTTAACATTGCTTTTATTTTATCGTTTATGTCAGTCTGGTTTACCGGCTTCTACGTATAATACCAAAAGTTTTGATTGTCACAACTCACAAGCGATCAAATGTATTATCCTTATTATAGATTCTAATACATCTGATTCACGTAAGCAAAGCCTATATATAGCACAAAACAATCTCCAAATGAAATAGTACTTGTTAGGTAGATGGACTTATTTTAACCGGAAATAGTTGTTCTCAACGAGCCGTCAAAATTCGTGAAATATGGATATAACTTTACTGTGACGCAACTAGATAAATATACTTGAAAAAATCAGCAGTCCGAGTCAAGTTTGGTTTAATTCGGTTTTGTTTTGGTTTGTTCATTTTTTTTAATAGCTACTAGAACAAAAGATTTTTTAAACAAAGCAGAGAATTAAAGTTTAAGATCGGATCCGATTTATTCGAAATCGAGACATAAAACTAATAATCAAAATACGGAATTTCTTGGTATATTTGTGGACACGTTAAGAGAAGACCGATTAATAAAACCAGCTAATTCTGGTCATTCAGTTATTTGGATTCGGTTTACTTAAAACTCCAACCATCCAGATCAAACCACGTGCACATGAACACGGTGCTCCTGACAACACACGATCACCCCTCCTTCCCTCTTTCCCTTGAAACACTTGACATAACACATTCTGTACATACAAGTGAAATGATCATCAAACCTTTCAAGCTCAGAGATCTTATCTACGACCGTTTCGCAATGCCTAGGCAAAACCAAACCGTGGAGAATCTTCTCCTTCTCGGAAAAATCAGGGAACGTGGTTGCTCTTCACCAACGTCTTCGTCTCCCTCTGTTCTCAGAGAAGATTACCGTTTCAAGAGAGCCATCACTACTCATGTCCCCACATGGAGACTCATGGGACGATCTCAGTCTCCGTCGTTACGTGATGCTGCTGCTTCTCCGTGCGGGAGCAAGACTCTGTGGGAGATGAACGAGGTGCCTTCGCCGAGAGTTTTGGAAGAAGAGAGTGTGGTGAAGGGAAGTAGAAAGAGTAGAAAGGAGAGTGTGAGAGTGCCGCTTCCTCCCCCGAGGTCGGTTCGTTCTGGTTCTTTACCGGCTCACCTCTCTGATCCGTCGCATAGTCCTGTCTCTGAGTCTGAGGTAAGGTCTTTGTTTTTTGATCGGTGAAGAAGGAATGTGGTGTGATTTGAATTTATTGCTGGTGCCATGTGCTTTCATTCTGATCGGTATTCTAAAAATCGGTTTAGGCAGCGCCTAGCCAGTCCGCATAATCAATAATCCTTTATAAAACACCTAACGATTTGTTGAACACTGATTATGATCAAATGAGAGAGGAAATGAAATTACTTACTTGATCTGATCTGCTTGTTAATTAGATTCTCACTCTGGTGCATTTCTTGCCATAAAAGACAATAAGATAAAGAGAACTCAACTCTGTTTAACTGATAAAGTTATAATATTTGTGTGATTCTGAGGTCTGAATTTGGTCAAAGTTGTGACATTGTTGGCAACCTTCTATGAGTATTTTATTCATCATTGGAGAATATATAAACCCTTTTTTATAGCTGCAGCTTCTGATTGATGTTGAGAAGTAGGATTAGAGAAGATTAGAAAACTGTTGATCTTCAGAATCTTTTCTCATGTGCTCTAAAATACACATTTAAGTTCTTATGAAAGGGCATGTTTAGGTTTTGCATAATTGAGCAGTTAGACTAGTATTTTCCATTCATCATATGGAGGTAGTTGGTTGGTTACTAGAAGTTGAGTTATTTGGAATAATGTAGGTCTAGATTCTCTAATAATTGAGACCTAGGGAAAGATTGTATATATAATGCTGAATATGGCAATGGACAATGTGAATCCGGCTTTCCTGAATTCTTTTACATGTGTGTTAGGGTAAGAAGGAAGCTGAGAAACTTGTTAGTTTTGTAGAGGATGGAAGGGACTGGAAGTCGCCAGAGAAAAGGTTCCTCCACTGCGCAGAAGCTTAGGCTTGGAGACTGCAATGTGGAGGCAAAGAATCATGTTAGCAATGGCAGCTTCATGGATGTAAGTTGATTTTCTTACTTTTGATTGTGTTTCTGTCTATGAGAAACCTTTTTAATTCTTAAGCTGTTCTTATCAAATGCTTCTGGATGAATGAGCATATGATTATGATGTTTGTTATTCACTGTGATATTCACATAAACATAGACATGTAAGGCTATAATGAATGAGGAGATACTGAACTGGTTCTAAAAATCGGTATAGGCCGAAACAATTTAAAAAAAAATCTGATTTATAATATTCAAATCAGTGTAAACTATTTTATATTGGTTTAAAATCGATTTAAATCGATGTAAATTAGTTTAAATTTATTAAATTGAGCAATAATATTGGTACAAATTCACAAATTTGTCTAATTTCTTTTGTTTTGTATATTTAATTTTGATAATTTATCAAAATAATTTTATAAATAAAATTCAAAAATTAAAATATCGTATTATATATATAGATATATCTAGTTAATCAATAATTAGTTAATGTCTAGGTTTCCGTAGCCTCCTAATAATCCGCTTAGTCGCTTGTTATCTGTAAAACACATGGGTACCGCATATAGATTTTTTCGAGCATTGACTGAATTTGTTATGATTGGTTTGTTTTGCCTCTGTCATCTACAAATCCATTTGCGTTCAATGAACAAAAGGCTTAACGTGGTTTGTTCGATGCAGATTGAGACTCGATCACGGGCGGTGACACCTACTGGAACAACTATGGGAGTCAAAACACGGTTGAAAGAGTGTAGTAACGCTCTCACAACATCAAAAGAGCTTCTCAAAATCATCAACAGAATGTGGGGACAAGAAGCCCGCCCATCTTCAAGCACGTCCCTCGTCTCTGCTCTACACTCCGAGCTCGAAAGAGCTTACAAGTCAACCAGTTAATCCACGAACATAATAAACAAGAAAACAACGACGTTACCTACATGATGAAACGTTTTGCCGAAGAGTGGAAAAGCAACGAGCAACAAGTCGTTGAGGCCGCAATAGAATCCGTCGCTGGAGAGCTCGAAGCGGAGAGGAAGCTAAGGAGAAGGTCCGAGAGGTTGAACAAGAAGCTAGGCAAAGAACTTGCTGAAACAAAAGCAGCTCTGATGAAAGTTAAAGAAGAAGTTGAAAAGGAAAGAGAGATGTTGCAGTTAGCTGACGCATTGCGCGAGGAGAGAGTGCAGATGAAACTCTCGGAGTACATGAACCACCACGTGGAGAAGGTTACTTGGATGACACGCAAGGTTATAAACCTAACAAGGCTTCATCAAAAGATCAGCATCTCCTCTCTGGTCCAAGACTAAGTAAGTTCCGTGGTGGTTCGGTTCCGAAGTCGTGGTTATTGGATGCTGCTAAAGGCGAGAACCAGAGTGCTAGAAGATCAAGATGGTAATGAGATAAAGACAGCAGAGCATAGATAAAATAGAATGTAAAGGCTTTTACATTTACTAATGATCTACCTTTTGACAAGAGTGATTCTTCATGTGTAAGTTGACAAACAAAAAGGCTTGAATCTTTGGACTGAGTATGATCCAATCATGTACGAACTTTTTGATATTTTTTCAAAAAAAATTGTGTTTCAATTGGAGATTCATATTGCATAAACCCTAAACCCTTAAAGACCTTTTCTTCATAATCTCTCACTTTTTTTGACTGCTGTCTTTTGCAGAATCTGTCTTCATACTGGCTGGGCTTCTTATTCTGGCTTATTTAGTTGATAATAAAAGCCCACAATATAGTTGATCAGGCATGTTCCGGGAGAGTTCAAAGGTTAAAAACACTGGCTTAAGACGCAAGGAAGGATCATATATAAAATTTAGGTTTGTTGACTTCAGTGACTTGAGTAACTTTCTTTTTTTACCACAGGTTTTGGTGCGAAGAAACTTGCTGATCAAGTATACGTAACTTGAGCCCTTGCACATTTTAGTACTTAACCAGTTCATATCACTTGTCAGGCTTAGCTTCATTTTGCTTCTTACTCTTTGCTCGGATCCAACCTTACACATTCAATATTAGACAGAGGAGTAGAGGTATGACCGTATGAATGGAAGTGGCTGATATCGAGAAAGAATATGCTCCTCTAACCAAGTGGTGGTAGCTTAGTGACAATCTATTGGGACTTGGTGTGTACTCACATCAGTCATGGATTCGATTTTTTCTAGGAACTAAATTATCACTATTTGGCTAGTCTGAGTTTTGGCTTGGGTCAAATGGTTTACATGGTGGACCGTAACAGATGATCAATCTACCCCTTGGTATTAATCGGAAGGTATTCCAGACTCGGATCAAGCAGTGTGTTAGCTTTCGGGCTAGTCCATTCTGTATTAAGTGTGTTCCTCCCAGAGCCGATCGGATCAGCCGATAAAGATTATCAAAAAAAAAAAATGCTTAACGAGTAGTAGAAGAACGATTAATTAACTTATTTAAAAGAAGTCTTATAAAATCACAATATAAACACACACAAATAGCATGCATTATATCATCAAATTTAAGTCTCCAAGTATGTGAGGCTTTTGATTTGATCCATAAACATTTGTTCGCTTTCTCCACACTAAATCAGCGGTCCGGTATACCTTTGATTTCAATCCACACAATATAATTGATGCATTACTACAGGTATTGTAAGATAAGATACGAAATCCGAATATTGGTTATTCATTCATACTTACTTCCTGGTTAACATTAATTGTAAATCCAGCCAAGCATGTCATAGTTTCAGTTGAATGAAATTAATTGTAAGGTTGCTAGCTTTAATGGTATTAGTAGTTTCGGAAGATATACTATACTATAAGTGTAGTCTGTTGTTTTGAATAGAGAAAATATAAATTTGTTAACAGAATCCTTCTTCCCCAAATAATTCATTAAATAACTTCACATGGGAAATTAACTCAAACTGCAAATATTAATAGCTTGCTTTTGGTGTGAAGCTACGTGATATTGTAGTCATAGTATTTACTTTGGCATGGCCATCTTTTTAGTATTTTATAAGTTTCTTTACAAGATTTTGTAATCTTGTGATTAACATTAATACACATTCAATTCTCTTCCTGCTTCGATTAAGACCCTTTACTTGTACGTAGGTGGTCTATATAAAGACGTATACATATCTGTTTTCATTAAATACAATCAAGACTATTCGTTTTCTCCTGTCAAAAAATACTATTCGTAATTCTTCCTTCTTGATAAATACTTTTACAAAATTTCGGAGAAAATTAACAAACACCCTAATGAATGCGATTCATATATTAGAAAGTTATGGTTATACTTTCGTTTCATTGCAATGTATTCTAAATATTCAAAGGCTCAAAGCTAGTTATTTGATTTAGGACTCCAATTCTTATTATTTTTAAACAAAGGTATTAGGACTCCAAGTATTTATCTGTATATATAATGAACAAGACTTAGGGTCTGACTGGTTTAAATGCAGCGGTTGCGGTTGCGGTTGCGGGTGTGGGAGTTTACAGATGCGGATAGTTGCGGTTTCAAGCGTTATTAAGCGTTTTGTATTACTGGTACAACGTTTGAAAATTGTTGCGTTTGCAGGATATTTGTGACTGGTTGATTATAAGATATTGCATCCGTTTAATAATAAATTACCTATATTAATATATTATAACATTATAAAAATATAAAAAACATACTATTGTAATAAAATATAATAATTATAAATATAATATGATTAATACAAATATTATTTTTATATTTGAAAATTTATATTAATTTTTTTTTAATTTTTTTTAATTTTGTTTTATATATGTGTATATCTTTATATATGTGTGTATATAAACGTTTAAAAATTCTAATAAAAGTTAGTTTAAAATTTTTATAAAACAAATTATGATACTATTTGTGAATTTTAATTAATATTTTAATTTTAAAATTTTAAAATATTTTTGAAAAGAATTTTATATTTATTTTTTCACCCGCAACCGCAAACGCTAGCTGGAACCAGCTTTTAATTTTAAGAGGTTCAGAGCGGTTTGGAGCGATTTGCAGCGGTTTGTATGATTGTTTCGAAACGATGTAAACCGCTACCAACCGCAAAAACTGCGTTTATGGGTCGTAGCGGAAAAGCCAGCCGGGTCTTTAGTGAACCTTTAAATTCACCTCTATTTTTATTACCAATCAAAATGTCACTTAGATTAATAATAAAATAGATTAATTTTATTTAAAAAATCTGAAATAATTGAAAAAAATAATAACGCTAATTTTAATTATCTTAACGCCAATAACTAAACCCTAAATTTTAAATCTACGCCCTAAACCCTAAATCTAAACCGTAAACCGTAAACCCTAGCTAAACCCAAACCGTAAACTCTAAACCCAAACCCTATATCCTAAACCCAAATCATAGACTCTAAACTCAAACCATATATCCAAACCTAATCCCTACACTTTAAACTCAAATCGTAAACCCTGAACCCAAATCATATATCCTAAAGGTTTGAGTTAATGTTGATGATGTTTCTTTAGGGTTTAAGATTTGGGTTTAGAGTCTAGGTTTGGATTTAGGATCTAGGGTTTGAGTTTAAGGTCTAGGGTTTGGGTTTAGAGTTTACGGTTTGGATTTACTGTTTAGGATTTGGGTCTAAGATATAGGGTTTGAGTTTAGGGTTTAGAGTTTGAGTTTAGAATTTAGGGTTTAGGGTTTAGATTTAAGGTTTATGGTTTAGTTAGTGGTGTTAGCGTCATTCTAATTCTAATGAGCGTCATTATTTTTTTTCAATTATTTTAATTTTTTTTAAAAAAGCAATGTATTTTATTATTAATTTATGTAGCATTTTGGTTGGTAACAAAAGGAGATACATATATAATGTTATACATTTTTTGGAAAATAAATATTACAAGCTATAAAGTATATAAACACGTAACATACATATAATGTTATTGTGTTTTCCACCATATTTGACAAATACATATTAACAACCTACGAAAAGTTTTAACAACAAAATTGGATTTGATTTTAGCACAATCTCGTATTGTAAAACTAAGAATCCACGTAAATGAATATAGTACGTCTAATCCTCCACAAACATAGTTCAAAACTGAAAATAAAAACATACTTTAAAAATAAAAACACCAACTAAAGTTTGTAGGTTATTGGTCGGTGGATCTAATTTCACCACAAATTTGATATTACTTTCAAGTGAATGAAAATTTCATAAATACCATAAATTTATTATTTTATTGGTTTGATATTAGTATTATCATCATGTCATAATCCAAATGGGTAAAGTTGAGATTATATAAAAATAAGAAAAAACATAACTATAAAATGTATGAATGTAAAAAAAAACTATAAAATGTATGCTTTATATTTTAAACGATATGTCAACATTGCCATCTAAAAAGGTAAAGAAGAATTGTTTTTCTTCAACAAGTTAAGCAGAAATAGTTGTTGGAACAAAAAGACTAGTCTATCTAGCCTATCATAGTTATTTCACCTATCGTAATTAAATTGAGCCTTAATGAAAATCTCTCTCTCCCCCTCTCTCTCTCTCTGAATAGTGGCTTTGCGTTTATAAAATGGCCTTACAAGAACCAACAAGAGAAAATTTCTCAATAAACCCATAATCTCTTTCTCAACCCCCAAAGAAAGAAGAAATTAACAATGAGCCGAAGGAACAAGAACGGCCCTAAGCTCGAGCTAAAGCTGAACCTCTCGCCACCTCCTTCTCAAGCCAACCTGATGAGTCTAGTTCGTTCTCCAAGCCGATCCAACACAACTTCACCAAGCTCATGCGTTTCATCTGAAACGTACCAGGAGGAGATGGAGACAACAATCTCAATGGTACTTGTTGGTTGCCCTCGTTGCCTTATGTACGTTATGCTCTCTCAAGATGACCCAAAATGTCCAAAATGCAAAAGCACGGTCCTACTAGATTTCCTCCACCAAGATGTCTCCGCCGCTACAACCGCTCCTGCCGATATCACGAAACGCAATAAGACCTGGTGGAACTTTTTTGTTTAACGAAACCCTTTTCGGAACGTAAACCTATAGACTAGCTGATCCAACCGTACTAGTTTCTATATTTTTCTTTTGCTTCTTCTCGTGGTTGTTTTGTCTTAGAGTAGTGCTAATCACGCTCCACATTTAGACTAAACATGAAGTGGAACGGGAGTAGCACTAACTTTGCTTTTAATGCAATATGAAATTATTAGAGCAAATGATGTTCAGTATGAGAAACATTTGCACTGTGTCCTTTGCACCTTAGAGATTTGAAAGACTTATTTCCTCTGTTCCTTAAAATTTGCAAACGGTGTTTCTTGAATTAAATTGTAAAAGAAAAAAATTGATATTTGGTTGGACCGTTGAACAAAGCAGATACAGCGAACGAATTTAAATTGGAAATGGTTAGAGATAGTCAACAAGGGGTGATAGACTAATTATCTATAATAATAGTAAGACATCGGTTTCATCTGCCTGGTTGTGGTCATCTGAGAAGTTACAACACGTTTCCTAAGATTCGAGTTTTCTTTAACCAAAATTACAACAGTATGAAAATTTTGGTTAAACTTTCAATCTAAACAGTTTACATGGTAGTTGGGCAACATGTAATTCAGTTACTCTTGCCATTAATCAGAAACTATAACCAAACTGGGATTAAACAGTATGGTAACAAATCCACTATATACCATTAAATACGTTTTTCCATGTGTTGGCCGGATCAGCTGATCATAAAAAAGACATCAGTTGGTTGATTGAGATGTTGTCGAATGTTTTGGCCGTCTAGAAAACCTAGTTGGAAATGGTTAGAGATGAAACAAAATACCACAATGTCAAAAAGATCCTATACCATTATTTGGGGCACGAATAGTTTTACTCACCAAACTCATTACGTCGTACCTAATATGCATTTTGAAAAGTACAACCTTCATATATCCTCTTTTCAAAACCAAACATCATATATCTTTTTTTTGGAGCAACAAACCATCATATATCTAAACAACAAAAGAAACGAAAAATTGTTAATTAAAGTCTAAACCAATAAACCACCATTTAATCTTATCAGTAGCTAAAAATTAAAGTCTGAAAGATTGTTAGTTTTTCTTATGAAAATGCTTTTAGGGTTGCCAAATAAAAATTTTGTTTCTTTTTTTCAGTTTCATAATGCAAGGGGTGGGAAAGTTGGTTAAAATTAAAGAGGGGGGAAGTTATAGCTTCAGTGGATTAAAATTGATGAATTCATTTAAACCAAGTATAAATGCAATAGTAACTGAGGCAGTTGAGAATAATGAGCGTTACGTAAGTATGATTAAATACGAATTTAATCTCTCCTACAATAAAATTAGTTGTCTAAAATTCCTCCTACAATGCGATTGGTGTATTTAACTATAGGTCTCTAATTTTCTCCGCATACCGAAACACTTTTTTATCATCTTAGATCCTCACTAATCGCGATTTATTGTCTTGATGCAACTGTCGCGTCAATTGTGGATATGTTTAATAAGTAGATTTGTTTGAGCGAGACCAACATGCACAGCCCATTAATTGTTATAAACGCTTTTGATTCAACCGGGTCTTGATCAGAGTGGCAACGTGCTGCGCAACCCACACCGAGCCAGCCACGGTGCAGCAGAACCCGTGAGTGTGACCTTCGCTCTCGATAGATAAGGAAGTACCAGGAGCCTTCTTTGAAATCTGTGGACAATGGAGATTCAACGTGAGACTCTACTTCATGTCTCAGTTAAATCTATTTTAAGAAATAGATTTAACTGATATTTACGAGGAAATCTACTAACCTCTTCAAAGAGATGCAGTGGACCCCAATGATCATCAATACCAAATAAAAACGCAAGCTTGCTCTGGTTTTCTCTCATGAACTCCCAATCTGGCTCTGCAGCGAGCTTATATCCAAAATGGATGGCATAATCTGAGTTCAAATCTAAACTCTGTAAACTCCATAAGAGCACATTATCAAAAGAAGAATACCTCTCTAAACTCTGTCATTGCCATATATAGAACATTACGCATAGTGTGATACTGCAAGGGAAGAAAAGAAAAAAGACATCAAAAGCTAACTCGCCTGAAAATTTTACTAGGTTGCAAGAACTTGGATCTCATCAAGGATTTTATGCAACTATTTTTCAAAGTGAGTGCAAGTGAAAGTGAAAACAAGACCAGTACCTGCCTCAAGTGAGTGCAAGTAGCTTGAACAGCAGTATCAGACCATGAAGCTCCAAGGGAGTATGATACAAGCCGACGTGCAGCCGACATAGATAACAGTCCCAGTGATGCAACCAGAAAACTTGCTGTAGCCGACAGGAGAGAAGACCTGAAAATTCAACTATCTCATATTGGTGACATTCTATATAAACATGATTTCATTGGCTCTTTTCATAACGAGGATTCATAAGATATTGAGAAGGAAAAGCTCACGCTGCAAGTTTCCCAATTAGTGATTGCTTTGTTGATTGTTGGTTCAAAGTCAAAAATGGATATAGGCCAATGCAATATAGAACCTACAAAGCAGTCCACAGAATTTGCATGATCACATAGCCCAGATAGAAGCTGTGTTAGAGGAAGCAGTCTATTACCTTCTCCGGGCACTTTCTTAATATTTCAAGGGATATATAAGACCCAATAGAATGCCCAACCTACCAAAAAGGAACCTAAATTTGAGTTGGAAATTTTTAATGGATGTATGTATTTTTTCATAACTAGTATGTCAATGGAAAAAATGAAGTGTAGTTCACTGTATACATGACATATATAGATAGTCTTACCAATATTATTGGAACTTTCACGCTCTCAAGCTCCTGCCTAATAAATTCAACCTGTATGATATAACAGGTTACGATCTTTAACTTCAGGGTATATCCAGGCAGGCAAAGGGCTTAAATTGCAGACACATAATAACATAACCGAAGGAAAAATGATGGTACTTTTAGCTTAACAAGGAACATATTATTTACCTTATGATCGATTTGTTCTTGCAAGGAAAACAGTTTACCCGATTCCCAGTCCTTAAAGCGAAAACAGAAGAATGTAAATCATTAACAAAGCAGCACGAATCACACAAAAGAAAAAAAAAAAAAAAAGAAAAAGAAGATATGAAGAGTCTAAATGCAACCATCAAACTGTAAAAAAATCTGAAGCAAAGTTACTTAAAGTACCTTGCTCGTGTGAGATATTTGCCCAACAGCTACGCAAGAATAAAAACAAACCAGTTAACCATTACAAACCAATGGAATCAAACTCAGAGAGTGGAGTGGGGATATATATATATATACCTGTAATCGACGCATTGCCATCAAGAAACTGGTGTAAAGATTCCAAGAAGTCATTGTAAAATGACACAACACCTGAAAGATTACCAAACCAAAATGTATTAAACACAACAAAAAAATCTAGTAACAATATGCATTGAGCATATAATAATAGAATGTAACCTGGGTTTCCCGGAATGAACAGTACATGATACTTGGGACTCTCAGCTTGAATCTCCATCACTTCCGTCATTGAACTTGAGAATCACAAATCCAAAAGAAAAAATTGTTTAATTTATAACAAAATTACAAATTAATCCAGAAAAAAAAGGATAGATTAATATCTATATACCCAGAGACTCTGCATAATCTGAAATTAACACTTCTTTTAGCTTCGTTCATCAATTCCTTCTCACTCTCCATATCTGCGATCACGCGATTCAACCTATATCTTCTACGAGAGCAACAAAAAAAGCACCTGGAAGAAGCGGAGTAGGAGTACAGAGATTGGAGAATCGAACCGCCGATCGGAGGAAGAGAGCAGCGGAGAGACGGAGTTACCGACGGTAGTCGTAGAAGATGATTGACCATATCGCATTTTTGCTTTATTTGTTTTGTTTTTCAATGTTAACGGTATTTGGGCCTATGAGAGACCGTTTAAGATGTCTTTGGGCTTATGATAACGTCCTCTATGCGACGCCGTTTCAAACGTTCGGGTATTTCGGTTCTAAAGATATTGGTACGATCGGGTATCTTCTTAATTTCGGTTCGGGTTCGCTTTTTGGTTTTATTAATTTGACAACTTCACGCGACGTCGTTTCGGGTGTTAGTAGTTCTTTGGGCTTATCTCCACCTCACACTTCCACTACAAAAAGAGAGGTCCCTTCGTTGACACACAGACAGACAGATAAGTGTTTCCCAGAGAGAGAGAGAGACAAGTGGCAATGGCGTCTGTAGCTTCTTCCACCACTCTCATCTCCTCTACTAGGATTCTTCTCCCAGCCACCAAGTCTCCGCTTCTTCCATCTCCCTCCCTCTCCTCTCCTTCCCCATC
The DNA window shown above is from Brassica oleracea var. oleracea cultivar TO1000 chromosome C3, BOL, whole genome shotgun sequence and carries:
- the LOC106334412 gene encoding uncharacterized protein LOC106334412 is translated as MPRQNQTVENLLLLGKIRERGCSSPTSSSPSVLREDYRFKRAITTHVPTWRLMGRSQSPSLRDAAASPCGSKTLWEMNEVPSPRVLEEESVVKGSRKSRKESVRVPLPPPRSVRSGSLPAHLSDPSHSPVSESERMEGTGSRQRKGSSTAQKLRLGDCNVEAKNHVSNGSFMDIETRSRAVTPTGTTMGVKTRLKECSNALTTSKELLKIINRMWGQEARPSSSTSLVSALHSELERAYKSTS
- the LOC106334415 gene encoding uncharacterized protein LOC106334415, encoding MSRRNKNGPKLELKLNLSPPPSQANLMSLVRSPSRSNTTSPSSCVSSETYQEEMETTISMVLVGCPRCLMYVMLSQDDPKCPKCKSTVLLDFLHQDVSAATTAPADITKRNKTWWNFFV
- the LOC106334409 gene encoding lipid droplet-associated hydrolase-like isoform X2, with the protein product MVNHLLRLPSVTPSLRCSLPPIGDMESEKELMNEAKRSVNFRLCRVSGSMTEVMEIQAESPKYHVLFIPGNPGVVSFYNDFLESLHQFLDGNASITAVGQISHTSKDWESGKLFSLQEQIDHKVEFIRQELESVKVPIILVGHSIGSYISLEILRKCPEKVLYCIGLYPFLTLNQQSTKQSLIGKLAASSLLSATASFLVASLGLLSMSAARRLVSYSLGASWSDTAVQATCTHLRQYHTMRNVLYMAMTEFRELAAEPDWEFMRENQSKLAFLFGIDDHWGPLHLFEEISKKAPGTSLSIESEGHTHGFCCTVAGSVWVAQHVATLIKTRLNQKRL
- the LOC106334409 gene encoding lipid droplet-associated hydrolase-like isoform X1 translates to MVNHLLRLPSVTPSLRCSLPPIGGSILQSLYSYSASSRCFFCCSRRRYRLNRVIADMESEKELMNEAKRSVNFRLCRVSGSMTEVMEIQAESPKYHVLFIPGNPGVVSFYNDFLESLHQFLDGNASITAVGQISHTSKDWESGKLFSLQEQIDHKVEFIRQELESVKVPIILVGHSIGSYISLEILRKCPEKVLYCIGLYPFLTLNQQSTKQSLIGKLAASSLLSATASFLVASLGLLSMSAARRLVSYSLGASWSDTAVQATCTHLRQYHTMRNVLYMAMTEFRELAAEPDWEFMRENQSKLAFLFGIDDHWGPLHLFEEISKKAPGTSLSIESEGHTHGFCCTVAGSVWVAQHVATLIKTRLNQKRL